A window from Erythrobacter sp. YJ-T3-07 encodes these proteins:
- a CDS encoding winged helix DNA-binding protein — MLHTESRAAGSNTDLSYALAGDAPSDGPAYAPTDGGGLPVAISLFADRPHVREAMRADAQLAGFRVAQAEGLIALDDEKTRALGDLVAVDASGADAATLAMLARLDARIARSGGQLIVATTIGALEPVMVAMGESDPVLLVEPGRGERLVAFGEALARLAGARVRDLSAEDRVAVMRLVERVSLLAEKLDGLMARDDVPRDGSAAFAFGTGEQGSGNLREHRQGEREAEGQSPVPGLPDPRRVRALIRKRQARARFFEAELFADPAWDILLDLTAARAEGRRVSVTSLCIASGVPPTTALRWIAQMTRQGLLRREEDLVDRRRAFIALSDSAVEAMARYFDATGACDCAGI, encoded by the coding sequence ATGCTCCACACCGAGTCGCGCGCCGCCGGAAGCAATACCGATCTCAGCTACGCGCTGGCGGGCGATGCGCCTTCGGACGGGCCAGCATACGCGCCGACAGATGGCGGCGGGCTCCCGGTTGCGATCTCGCTGTTCGCCGACCGCCCGCATGTGCGCGAGGCGATGCGCGCCGATGCGCAGCTTGCCGGATTCCGCGTGGCGCAGGCCGAAGGGCTGATCGCGCTGGATGATGAGAAGACGCGTGCGCTGGGCGACCTGGTCGCGGTTGATGCCTCGGGCGCGGATGCGGCGACGCTCGCCATGCTCGCGCGGCTGGATGCGCGGATTGCGCGCTCGGGCGGGCAGCTGATCGTCGCGACCACGATCGGCGCGCTCGAACCGGTGATGGTGGCGATGGGCGAGAGCGATCCGGTGCTGCTGGTCGAGCCGGGGCGGGGGGAGCGGCTGGTGGCCTTCGGCGAGGCGCTGGCGCGGCTGGCCGGGGCCCGGGTGCGCGACCTTTCTGCCGAAGACCGGGTGGCGGTGATGCGGCTGGTCGAGCGGGTGAGCCTGCTGGCGGAGAAGCTCGACGGGTTGATGGCACGCGACGACGTGCCGCGCGATGGCAGCGCCGCCTTCGCCTTCGGTACGGGCGAACAGGGCAGCGGCAATTTGCGCGAGCATCGCCAGGGCGAGCGGGAGGCCGAAGGGCAATCTCCGGTGCCCGGCCTGCCCGATCCGCGCCGCGTCCGCGCGCTGATCCGCAAGCGGCAGGCGCGCGCGCGGTTTTTCGAGGCGGAGCTGTTCGCGGACCCGGCGTGGGACATCCTGCTCGATCTGACCGCCGCACGGGCGGAGGGGCGGCGTGTCTCGGTCACCTCGCTGTGCATCGCCAGCGGCGTGCCGCCGACCACCGCACTGCGCTGGATCGCGCAGATGACCCGGCAGGGCCTGCTGCGCCGCGAGGAAGATCTGGTCGACCGGCGGCGCGCGTTCATCGCGCTCAGCGACAGCGCGGTTGAGGCGATGGCCCGCTATTTCGACGCCACCGGTGCGTGCGACTGCGCCGGAATCTAG
- a CDS encoding bifunctional precorrin-2 dehydrogenase/sirohydrochlorin ferrochelatase, with product MAGLIASLPLFHQVAGSRIVVVGNGPMAEAKQRLVERAGAVPVGEAEAHHASLAFVALEDAGEAAAVRQRLKAKGLLVNVADKPDLCDFTTPSILDRDPLLIAIGTGGASAGLAKHIRLRLEAILPQRLGELARALASGRDTLRAKLPDGDARRRAVDAALRPGGTLDPLDEGSSDRVEHWLADPAPDAPARLERIALASDDPEDLTLRQARWLGEADAIYHDAHVPPAILARARADAARHPLDTAPDRPVDGFAVILTRD from the coding sequence ATGGCTGGACTGATCGCGTCGCTGCCGCTGTTCCACCAGGTTGCGGGGAGCCGCATCGTGGTGGTCGGCAACGGACCGATGGCCGAAGCCAAGCAGCGGCTGGTCGAACGCGCGGGCGCGGTCCCCGTGGGCGAGGCGGAGGCGCATCATGCCTCGCTCGCCTTCGTCGCGCTGGAGGATGCGGGAGAGGCTGCGGCGGTGCGCCAGCGACTCAAGGCGAAGGGCCTGCTGGTCAACGTCGCGGACAAGCCCGACCTGTGCGATTTCACCACTCCGAGCATTCTCGACCGCGATCCGCTGCTGATCGCGATCGGCACCGGCGGTGCCTCAGCCGGTCTCGCCAAGCATATCCGCCTGCGGCTCGAAGCGATCCTGCCGCAGCGGCTGGGCGAACTCGCACGGGCGCTGGCGAGCGGGCGCGATACCCTGCGCGCGAAGCTGCCCGATGGCGATGCGCGCCGCCGCGCGGTGGACGCGGCATTGCGCCCCGGTGGCACGCTCGACCCGCTGGACGAAGGCTCTTCCGACAGGGTCGAGCACTGGCTGGCCGATCCCGCCCCCGATGCACCGGCGCGGCTGGAGAGGATCGCGCTTGCCAGCGACGATCCCGAAGACCTCACCCTGCGGCAGGCGCGCTGGCTGGGCGAGGCGGATGCGATCTATCACGACGCGCATGTGCCGCCCGCGATCCTCGCCCGCGCCCGCGCCGATGCCGCACGCCATCCGCTGGACACCGCCCCCGATCGCCCTGTGGACGGCTTTGCGGTGATCCTGACGCGAGACTAG
- a CDS encoding lipoprotein has product MRIRLALVLTAALPLALSACGQRAALQPPPGETLPPAPYGSDERLTTEQLLEPDVIAQPIRDTELRTRSEEREDDPFDLPPE; this is encoded by the coding sequence ATGCGCATACGCCTCGCCCTCGTGCTCACCGCCGCTCTCCCGCTCGCGCTGTCCGCCTGCGGCCAGCGGGCCGCCTTGCAACCGCCGCCGGGCGAAACCCTGCCGCCTGCGCCCTATGGCAGCGATGAGCGTCTGACCACCGAGCAACTGCTCGAACCCGATGTGATCGCGCAGCCGATCCGCGATACTGAGCTGCGCACCCGCTCCGAAGAGCGCGAGGACGATCCTTTCGACCTGCCCCCAGAATAG
- a CDS encoding NAD(P)/FAD-dependent oxidoreductase, with protein sequence MSHFDIAIAGCGPAGLAAALLLHRQGHRVTLFERFDQPRPIGSGLMIQPSGLAVLDALGLAHDILAHGAPIRALHGLNHQGDVALDARYADLGVAGACGIGIHRGSLFALLFRAAQAEGIGIETGFPVTATGIEAGGRTLTCDDGRTTRAFDLVVDALGTSSPLVPPCGEWLAFGALWTTLDWPADAPFDAGLLEQRYTHAQQMAGVLPTGVRVDGERRELSFFWSLKASAYEARRAAGLDAWKAQVCALWPDCEGLLAHITEPEQLTFARYAHRRVPEPVGERLIHIGDAWHSASPQLGQGANMALLDAFALARGIASHGDLQERLAHAARLRSRHVKLYQALTWAATPLYQSDREWHALLRDFLLTPLGRVPPGPGIQARLVAGLVGNPLAPLGLAVPDYEAIAR encoded by the coding sequence ATGAGCCATTTCGACATCGCGATTGCCGGGTGCGGACCGGCAGGGCTTGCCGCCGCGCTGCTGCTGCATCGGCAGGGGCACCGGGTGACGCTGTTCGAGCGGTTCGATCAGCCGCGCCCGATCGGATCCGGCCTGATGATCCAGCCGAGCGGGCTGGCGGTGCTGGATGCGCTGGGCCTAGCGCACGATATCCTCGCCCACGGCGCGCCCATCCGTGCGCTACACGGGCTCAACCATCAGGGCGATGTCGCGCTGGATGCGCGCTATGCCGATCTCGGCGTGGCGGGAGCCTGCGGGATCGGGATCCACCGGGGCAGCCTGTTCGCCCTGCTCTTTCGCGCCGCGCAGGCGGAGGGGATCGGCATCGAGACCGGCTTCCCCGTGACCGCCACCGGCATCGAGGCAGGCGGCCGAACGCTGACCTGCGACGACGGGCGCACCACCCGCGCGTTCGATCTGGTGGTCGATGCGCTGGGCACCTCCTCCCCCCTCGTCCCTCCGTGCGGCGAATGGCTCGCCTTCGGGGCGCTGTGGACGACGCTCGACTGGCCCGCGGATGCTCCGTTCGATGCAGGGCTGCTCGAACAGCGTTATACCCACGCGCAGCAGATGGCGGGCGTGTTGCCCACCGGCGTCCGGGTCGATGGCGAGCGGCGCGAACTCTCCTTCTTCTGGTCGCTCAAGGCGAGCGCGTACGAGGCACGCCGCGCTGCCGGGCTCGATGCGTGGAAGGCGCAGGTCTGCGCGCTGTGGCCGGATTGCGAGGGGCTGCTGGCGCACATTACCGAGCCCGAACAGCTGACCTTCGCCCGCTATGCCCATCGCCGCGTGCCCGAACCTGTGGGTGAACGGCTGATCCACATCGGCGATGCATGGCACTCGGCCAGTCCGCAGCTGGGGCAAGGGGCGAACATGGCGCTGCTCGATGCCTTTGCGCTGGCGCGCGGCATCGCTTCGCACGGCGATCTGCAGGAACGCCTCGCCCACGCGGCGCGGCTGCGCAGCCGGCATGTGAAGCTCTATCAGGCGCTCACCTGGGCGGCGACGCCGCTCTACCAGTCGGACAGGGAGTGGCACGCGCTGCTGCGCGATTTCCTGCTGACCCCGCTGGGCCGCGTGCCGCCGGGGCCGGGAATTCAGGCACGGCTGGTTGCGGGGCTGGTCGGCAATCCGCTCGCCCCGCTGGGCCTCGCCGTGCCCGATTACGAAGCGATCGCACGCTAG
- a CDS encoding asparaginase — translation MDSTTLPRILVLATGGTIAGQAGDAMRADYRPGQIGIEDYLQQASGLGVAADFTGRQIANIGSEDIDASIWSRLHAEIDLAMRDDGVDGIIVTHGTDTAEETAFLLDLTLPSTKPVVLVGAMRPADAVGYDGMRNFANAVRVAGDADAVGRGVLVVMGDRVHSARDVRKAQTRATEAFRGFPRESVAIVTPSRLDWFGAPWRVGDAASLRFLPLPDVPILAVYAGMTAAAAARQLSDDPAGIVVSGLGEGNMPDPVRQILVQHARRGCLVVRASRTDEGLVDREPQDDANGFVASRALAPPKARLLTALLIANGITEPAEAQRHFDGR, via the coding sequence ATGGACAGCACGACCTTGCCTCGCATCCTCGTCCTCGCCACAGGTGGCACCATCGCAGGCCAGGCCGGCGACGCGATGCGCGCCGATTATCGCCCCGGCCAGATCGGGATCGAGGACTATCTGCAACAGGCCAGCGGCCTGGGTGTCGCGGCCGATTTCACCGGGCGGCAGATCGCCAATATCGGATCGGAAGACATCGACGCCTCGATCTGGTCGCGCCTCCATGCGGAGATCGACCTCGCTATGCGCGACGATGGCGTCGACGGGATCATCGTCACCCACGGGACCGATACGGCAGAGGAAACCGCCTTCCTGCTCGACCTGACGCTGCCCAGCACCAAGCCGGTGGTGCTGGTCGGCGCGATGCGGCCTGCCGATGCGGTCGGATACGATGGGATGCGCAATTTCGCCAATGCGGTGAGGGTCGCGGGCGACGCGGATGCGGTCGGGCGCGGGGTGCTGGTAGTGATGGGCGACCGGGTCCACTCCGCGCGCGACGTGCGCAAGGCCCAGACCCGCGCGACCGAGGCGTTTCGCGGCTTCCCCCGCGAATCGGTTGCGATCGTCACCCCCTCGCGGCTCGACTGGTTCGGCGCGCCATGGCGGGTGGGCGACGCCGCATCGCTGCGCTTCCTGCCGCTGCCCGATGTGCCGATCCTGGCGGTCTATGCCGGGATGACCGCCGCCGCAGCCGCGCGCCAGCTATCGGACGATCCAGCGGGGATCGTCGTGTCCGGGCTGGGAGAGGGCAACATGCCCGATCCTGTGCGGCAGATTCTGGTGCAGCACGCGCGGCGCGGATGCCTGGTGGTGCGTGCCAGCCGGACCGACGAAGGACTGGTCGATCGCGAGCCGCAGGATGATGCCAACGGCTTCGTCGCCTCGCGCGCACTCGCCCCGCCGAAGGCGCGGCTGCTGACCGCACTGCTCATCGCCAACGGGATTACCGAGCCAGCAGAGGCCCAGCGGCACTTCGACGGGCGGTAG
- the argH gene encoding argininosuccinate lyase, with protein sequence MAERDTDTSSAGRGNAMWGGRFADGPSAIMREINASIPFDKALWRQDIAGSRAHVSMLAAQGILSREDATTIDDGLQAIAAEYERDGVPEDWDLEDIHMTVESRLTELVGPVAGRLHTARSRNDQVATDFKLWTREAIEETDAGLAAVQAALVTRAEQHAADIMPGFTHLQAAQPVTLGHHLMAYYEMLRRDRMRFAAAKERLDECPLGAAALAGTGFDLDREATAKALGFARPTANSLDTVSDRDFAMDYLHAASIASIHLSRLAEEIIIWASQPFGFIRLPDSLSTGSSIMPQKKNPDAAELVRGHAGRIIGAATALSITMKGLPLAYAKDMQDDKPPVFEAHGLLTLSLASMEGMIAGAQFNTDRMLALAGSGHATATDLADWLVREAGVPFREAHHITGAAVARADAKGCALGDLTQDDLAAIDPRVTPEALANLTLEGSVASRRSYGGTAPDRVRQQVTEARRALGLDS encoded by the coding sequence ATGGCAGAACGGGACACGGATACCTCCAGCGCAGGGCGCGGCAACGCGATGTGGGGCGGCCGCTTCGCCGATGGGCCTAGTGCCATCATGCGCGAAATCAATGCCTCGATTCCCTTCGACAAGGCGCTCTGGCGGCAGGACATCGCGGGCAGCCGCGCGCACGTGAGCATGCTGGCCGCGCAGGGCATCCTGTCGCGGGAAGATGCGACCACCATCGACGACGGCCTCCAGGCCATCGCCGCCGAATACGAGCGGGACGGCGTGCCCGAGGACTGGGACCTGGAAGACATCCACATGACCGTGGAATCGCGGCTGACCGAGCTGGTCGGCCCGGTCGCGGGCCGCCTGCACACCGCACGCAGCCGCAACGATCAGGTCGCGACCGATTTCAAGCTGTGGACCCGCGAGGCGATCGAGGAGACCGACGCCGGGCTCGCCGCGGTGCAGGCCGCGCTGGTCACCCGCGCGGAGCAGCACGCGGCCGACATCATGCCCGGCTTCACGCACCTGCAGGCAGCGCAGCCGGTCACGCTCGGCCACCACCTGATGGCCTATTACGAGATGCTGCGGCGCGACCGGATGCGCTTTGCGGCAGCGAAAGAACGGCTCGACGAATGCCCGCTGGGGGCCGCCGCGCTGGCGGGCACCGGGTTCGACCTCGACCGCGAGGCGACTGCGAAGGCTCTGGGTTTCGCGCGGCCCACCGCCAACAGCCTCGACACGGTGTCCGACCGCGATTTCGCGATGGACTATCTGCACGCGGCCAGCATCGCGAGCATCCACCTCTCGCGCCTCGCCGAAGAGATCATCATCTGGGCAAGCCAGCCCTTCGGCTTCATCCGCCTGCCCGATTCGCTCTCCACCGGCAGCTCGATCATGCCGCAGAAAAAGAACCCCGACGCCGCCGAACTGGTGCGCGGGCACGCAGGCCGGATCATCGGCGCGGCGACCGCGCTTTCGATCACGATGAAGGGCCTGCCGCTGGCCTATGCGAAGGACATGCAGGACGACAAGCCGCCGGTGTTCGAGGCACACGGCCTGCTCACGCTGTCGCTGGCGAGCATGGAAGGGATGATCGCGGGCGCGCAGTTCAACACCGACCGGATGCTTGCGCTGGCGGGAAGCGGCCATGCGACCGCGACCGACCTGGCCGACTGGCTGGTGCGCGAGGCGGGCGTCCCCTTCCGTGAGGCGCATCACATCACCGGCGCGGCGGTCGCGCGGGCCGATGCGAAGGGCTGCGCGCTGGGCGATCTGACGCAGGACGACCTTGCCGCAATCGATCCGCGGGTGACGCCCGAAGCGCTCGCCAATCTCACGCTCGAAGGATCGGTCGCCTCGCGCCGCAGCTATGGCGGAACCGCGCCCGATCGGGTACGCCAGCAGGTGACCGAGGCGCGCCGCGCGCTCGGCCTCGACAGTTGA
- the truA gene encoding tRNA pseudouridine(38-40) synthase TruA, which produces MTRYALTLEFDGTPFFGLQRQKDGPSVQQAVEEAAQAVTGQQITLHSAGRTDTGVHALAMRSHFDVESKLTPFRMGEAINAHLRPAPIAVTHCEAVPEDWHARFSCIGRRYLYRIINRRAPLTLEKDRAWLVSPECDADAMHRAAQSLVGHHDFTTFRSVHCQAASPVKTLDRLDVERAGDEIRIHVAARSFLHHQVRSMVGCLALVGMGRWNEGRIAQVLKAKDRQELGLNAPSHGLYFVEAVYPDERAADERSD; this is translated from the coding sequence CTGACCCGCTATGCCCTGACGCTCGAATTCGACGGCACGCCCTTCTTCGGCCTCCAGCGCCAGAAGGACGGGCCCAGCGTACAGCAGGCGGTGGAGGAGGCGGCGCAGGCGGTCACCGGGCAGCAGATCACACTGCACAGCGCAGGGCGCACCGATACCGGGGTCCACGCGCTCGCCATGCGCAGCCATTTCGATGTCGAGAGCAAGCTGACGCCGTTCCGCATGGGCGAGGCGATAAACGCGCATCTGCGCCCTGCCCCGATCGCCGTGACGCATTGCGAGGCGGTGCCGGAAGACTGGCACGCACGCTTCAGCTGCATCGGTCGCCGCTACCTCTATCGCATCATCAACCGTCGCGCTCCGCTGACGCTGGAGAAGGACCGCGCGTGGCTGGTCTCGCCCGAGTGCGATGCGGACGCGATGCACCGCGCGGCGCAGAGCCTGGTCGGCCATCACGACTTCACCACCTTCCGCTCGGTCCATTGTCAGGCGGCGAGCCCGGTCAAGACGCTCGACCGGCTGGATGTGGAACGTGCGGGCGACGAGATCCGCATCCACGTCGCCGCGCGCAGTTTCCTCCATCATCAGGTCCGCTCGATGGTCGGCTGCCTCGCGCTGGTCGGCATGGGGCGATGGAACGAAGGCCGCATCGCGCAGGTTCTGAAAGCGAAGGATCGGCAGGAACTGGGCCTCAACGCGCCATCGCACGGGCTCTATTTCGTCGAAGCCGTCTATCCCGACGAACGTGCTGCCGACGAACGCAGCGATTAG
- the fmt gene encoding methionyl-tRNA formyltransferase, with translation MRIVFMGTPDFAVPTLEALVHAAHEVVCVYTQPPRRSGRGKKLQPTPVHQAAERLGIEVRHPASLKSQEEKDAFAALDVDVGVVAAYGLILPQAVLDAPAHGCLNVHASILPRWRGAAPIQRAILAGDIGTGVTIMQMEAGLDTGPMLATIRTPIDHKTAGDLTDELAEKGAQLMVGTLRELSKHIPVAQEDAEATHAPKIDKAEARLDWTQDAVQVERQVRAFSPWPGAFFEHEGAEGMERVKVLAAEIAEGSGAPGTVLDDALTVACGSGALRLTRVQRAGKPAMVTADFQRGRAIGKGALLGS, from the coding sequence ATGCGCATCGTCTTCATGGGAACGCCGGATTTCGCGGTGCCGACGCTGGAAGCGCTGGTCCATGCCGCGCACGAGGTGGTGTGCGTGTATACCCAGCCGCCGCGCCGCTCGGGCCGAGGCAAGAAGCTCCAGCCGACGCCCGTGCATCAGGCGGCCGAGCGCCTCGGGATCGAGGTGCGCCATCCTGCCTCGCTGAAATCGCAGGAGGAGAAGGACGCCTTCGCCGCGCTCGATGTCGATGTCGGCGTGGTCGCGGCCTATGGCCTGATCCTGCCGCAGGCGGTGCTCGATGCGCCTGCGCATGGTTGCCTCAACGTTCATGCCAGCATCCTGCCGCGCTGGCGGGGTGCTGCGCCGATCCAGCGCGCGATCCTTGCGGGCGATATCGGCACCGGGGTCACGATCATGCAGATGGAAGCCGGGCTCGACACCGGACCGATGCTGGCGACCATCCGCACCCCGATCGACCACAAGACTGCGGGCGATCTGACCGACGAATTGGCCGAGAAGGGCGCGCAGTTGATGGTCGGCACCTTGCGCGAACTCTCCAAGCATATCCCGGTCGCACAGGAGGATGCGGAAGCGACCCACGCGCCCAAGATCGACAAGGCCGAGGCCCGGCTCGACTGGACGCAGGACGCGGTTCAGGTGGAACGGCAGGTGCGCGCCTTCAGTCCGTGGCCGGGCGCGTTCTTCGAACATGAGGGCGCCGAGGGGATGGAACGCGTGAAGGTTCTCGCGGCAGAAATCGCGGAGGGTTCGGGCGCGCCGGGCACCGTGCTCGACGACGCGCTCACCGTCGCATGCGGCAGCGGCGCGCTGCGGCTCACCCGCGTGCAGCGGGCGGGCAAGCCGGCGATGGTCACCGCCGATTTCCAGCGCGGGCGCGCGATCGGCAAAGGCGCGCTGCTGGGTTCATGA
- the lysA gene encoding diaminopimelate decarboxylase, whose product MDHFKLTDGILHAEDVPLPTIAQEVGTPVYVYSRATLERHARVFREGLGELKDPLILFAVKANPNLAVLRVLQREGFGADVVSGGELRRALAAGMTPDKIVFSGVGKTRAELELGLDTGIAQFNIESREEGRELAELAAARGEKARCALRINPDVDAGTHEKISTGKADNKFGVPLHHAAEAFAELGALPGLALEGLAIHIGSQLGDLAPLETAFGKIGTLLGQLREAGHTITRVDLGGGLGVPYRAGETFPSPADYGAMVARVTRDWGVQLVFEPGRVIAGNAGVLLTRVVRVKRGLNNPFVIVDAAMNDLARPALYGAWHDFEPVAQTDERMTANIVGPICETGDTFATNRDCPALVAGDLAVFRTAGAYGATMASSYNSRGFVPEVLVSGSDYAVVADRIDAGAIMDAERVPEWLD is encoded by the coding sequence ATGGACCATTTCAAGCTGACCGACGGCATCCTCCACGCCGAGGATGTGCCCCTGCCCACGATTGCGCAGGAGGTGGGCACCCCCGTCTACGTCTATTCGCGCGCAACGCTTGAACGCCATGCGCGCGTGTTTCGCGAAGGTCTGGGCGAACTGAAAGACCCGCTGATCCTGTTCGCGGTGAAGGCCAATCCCAACCTTGCGGTGTTGCGCGTGTTGCAGCGCGAAGGCTTTGGCGCGGACGTGGTTTCGGGCGGGGAACTGCGCCGGGCGCTGGCCGCCGGGATGACGCCGGACAAGATCGTGTTCTCGGGCGTGGGCAAGACCCGCGCCGAGCTGGAGCTGGGTCTCGACACCGGCATCGCGCAGTTCAACATCGAATCGCGCGAGGAAGGCCGCGAGCTGGCCGAGCTGGCCGCCGCGCGGGGCGAGAAGGCCCGCTGCGCGCTGCGGATCAACCCCGATGTCGATGCGGGCACGCACGAGAAGATCAGCACCGGCAAGGCGGACAACAAGTTCGGCGTGCCGCTGCACCACGCGGCCGAGGCCTTTGCCGAACTGGGCGCCCTGCCCGGTCTCGCGCTGGAGGGCCTCGCGATCCATATCGGCAGCCAGCTGGGCGATCTCGCGCCGCTGGAAACCGCTTTCGGCAAGATCGGCACGCTGCTCGGCCAGCTGCGCGAGGCGGGCCACACGATCACCCGGGTCGATCTGGGCGGCGGACTGGGCGTGCCCTACCGCGCGGGCGAGACCTTCCCCAGCCCCGCCGATTACGGCGCGATGGTCGCGCGCGTGACCCGCGACTGGGGTGTGCAACTGGTGTTCGAGCCGGGGCGCGTGATTGCGGGCAATGCCGGCGTGCTGCTGACCCGCGTGGTGCGCGTGAAGCGCGGGCTCAACAATCCCTTCGTGATCGTCGACGCGGCGATGAACGATCTTGCGCGCCCTGCTCTGTACGGCGCGTGGCACGATTTCGAGCCGGTCGCCCAGACCGATGAGCGGATGACCGCCAACATCGTCGGCCCGATCTGCGAGACAGGCGATACCTTCGCCACCAATCGCGACTGCCCCGCGCTGGTCGCGGGCGATCTGGCGGTGTTCCGCACCGCCGGGGCCTATGGCGCGACCATGGCATCGTCCTACAACTCGCGCGGTTTCGTGCCGGAAGTGTTGGTCAGCGGCAGCGACTATGCGGTGGTCGCCGACCGGATCGACGCGGGCGCGATCATGGATGCGGAGCGAGTGCCGGAATGGCTGGACTGA
- a CDS encoding zinc-binding dehydrogenase — translation MTTTGKQIFTTLESDGTLTIELATSEFPEPKGNQVLVRMEAAPINPSDLALLVGQADLDNAEYSEGKIVAKMPEPYNSGAKGRHGQRLPVGNEGAGEVIATGDSDMAKALMGKRVACVPGTAFSEYSIADASMCIPLGDISSKDGASAFVNPMTALGFVETAKMEGFGAILHTAAASNLGQMLVRICQEDDMPLVNIVRRQEQVDVLKGLGAKHIVNSSDDDFMAQLRSAIDETDAFIGFDPIGGGKAVDTAFKAMEQVAVGKMTEYSRYGSNQQKRMYIYGRLDLGPTVLTPSYGFGWTLSGWLLFPFLQSAGKETVARMRKRVLDNLTTTFKSDYAKTVTLEGMLEKDAVLQYRQMRTGEKYLVTPHG, via the coding sequence ATGACCACCACCGGCAAACAGATCTTCACCACGCTGGAAAGCGACGGCACGCTGACCATCGAACTCGCGACCAGCGAATTCCCCGAGCCCAAGGGCAATCAGGTGCTGGTCCGCATGGAAGCCGCGCCGATCAACCCGAGCGACCTTGCCCTGCTGGTTGGCCAGGCGGACCTCGACAACGCCGAGTATTCCGAGGGCAAGATCGTCGCCAAGATGCCCGAACCCTACAATTCGGGTGCCAAGGGCCGTCACGGCCAGCGCCTGCCCGTGGGCAACGAAGGCGCGGGCGAAGTGATCGCCACCGGCGATAGCGACATGGCCAAGGCGCTGATGGGCAAGCGCGTCGCCTGCGTGCCCGGCACCGCCTTCAGCGAATATTCGATCGCCGATGCCAGCATGTGCATCCCGCTGGGCGACATTTCTTCGAAGGACGGGGCCAGCGCCTTCGTCAACCCGATGACCGCGCTCGGCTTCGTCGAAACCGCCAAGATGGAAGGGTTCGGCGCGATCCTGCATACCGCCGCCGCCTCCAACCTCGGTCAGATGCTGGTGCGCATCTGCCAGGAAGACGACATGCCGCTGGTCAACATCGTGCGCCGGCAGGAGCAGGTCGACGTGCTCAAGGGGCTGGGTGCCAAGCATATCGTCAACTCGTCCGACGATGATTTCATGGCCCAGCTACGTAGCGCGATCGACGAGACCGACGCCTTCATCGGCTTCGATCCGATCGGCGGCGGCAAGGCGGTCGACACCGCGTTCAAGGCGATGGAGCAGGTCGCCGTGGGCAAGATGACCGAATACAGCCGCTACGGCTCGAACCAGCAGAAGCGGATGTACATCTACGGCCGGCTCGATCTGGGCCCGACCGTGCTGACCCCGTCCTACGGCTTCGGCTGGACGCTGTCGGGCTGGCTGCTGTTCCCCTTCCTGCAGAGCGCGGGCAAGGAAACCGTGGCCCGGATGCGCAAGCGCGTGCTCGACAACCTGACCACCACCTTCAAGAGCGATTATGCCAAGACGGTGACGCTGGAAGGCATGCTGGAGAAGGACGCCGTGCTGCAATACCGCCAGATGCGCACCGGCGAGAAGTACCTGGTTACCCCGCACGGGTAA
- a CDS encoding TlpA family protein disulfide reductase yields MSRSAILPALAIVLILSGCDREADPTPQESAAQTDTGKEARPGEIDRSHAGDLMPAANMVDPGGAVLNLGALQGRPVLMNLWATWCAPCVKEMPMLDQLAADYEDELNVVTISQDMGDPAKITAFFEKNDIDSLPPWIDPQLALGEAIGAATLPTTVMYDRSGQEVWRVTGELDWSSEAARKAVQEVVDAL; encoded by the coding sequence GTGTCCCGTTCTGCCATTTTGCCTGCGCTCGCCATCGTCCTGATCCTGAGCGGGTGCGATAGGGAGGCCGACCCGACCCCGCAAGAGAGTGCGGCGCAGACCGACACTGGCAAAGAGGCGAGGCCCGGCGAGATCGACCGGAGCCACGCGGGCGACCTGATGCCCGCCGCCAACATGGTCGACCCGGGAGGCGCGGTGCTCAATCTGGGCGCGCTGCAGGGGCGCCCGGTGCTGATGAACCTTTGGGCCACGTGGTGCGCGCCGTGCGTCAAGGAAATGCCGATGCTCGACCAGCTGGCGGCGGATTACGAGGACGAGCTCAACGTGGTCACGATCAGCCAGGACATGGGCGATCCGGCGAAAATCACCGCATTCTTCGAGAAAAACGACATCGACAGCCTGCCGCCGTGGATCGACCCGCAGCTCGCGCTGGGCGAGGCGATCGGTGCGGCGACGCTGCCGACCACCGTAATGTATGATCGCAGCGGGCAGGAGGTGTGGCGGGTGACGGGCGAGCTCGACTGGTCGAGCGAGGCGGCGCGCAAGGCGGTCCAGGAGGTGGTCGACGCGCTTTAG